AGCCACGTGAAAGAACGAGCTGTGTGGTGTGGGTGATTTTCTGGAGTCTTCCATCCTTAGCTGTGTGACAGTCTTGGCACTGCACCAGTGCACGCCGGGCCTGTGCTTACGAGTGGTTCACCTGcgccttctctcctcttcctgttaACAGGGTCAAGTTAGAAGACCAAGGACTCCCTGAGAATCTGATAGTAAGCAATGGTGACGACTCTAGCTTCCCATGCCGGAGAGCGAAGAAGCGGGCTTTTAAGTTGATGGAGGATGAGGGAACAGACCGGGGATACAAGTGTTCGAAGAAACACTgcaagaggcaggaggacagcggCCATAATGAGAAGGCAACCAAACTCTTCCCGGATGAGATGGGGCGGacaaagagcaagaaaaaaagcaaagtgaCGGGCAGCCCAGccgaggaggacgaggaagaaACCAAACAGAAGTCttcaaaaaggaaggagaaatgtgAGCAGAAGAAGCAGGCCAGGGCCTCCAAGTCTCCCAAACAACAGACACCTAAGGAGGGGGCCTCCACCAGAAGGAGCCTTGCTAAAGCCCGGAGGAGGAGCAGCATGGGGCCAAAAGGTAGCTCGAGCCACCTGTCAGAGTCCGAGTCCTGCCCAGAGTCAGTCAGCGATGGCCACTGCAGTGTCCTGATGCAGGAGGTCACCTTTTCAGAGAAACTGTCAGCCGAACTGTTGAAAGATGCACCCGCTACCAAGACTGCGGCTGCCAACAGACAGGCCTCCAAGCCTGACTTTACCTTCAGCTCGGGCAAGGGCAAGGCCTCCAGAACCTCGTCATCCAGTTCAGACTCCAGTTCAGAGTCGGAAGACCAGTTCCTGGTATCCAAGAACGTGCTCGAGGGTGCATCTGGCTTCTTAAAGCCAACTGGCCTCTTTGTAGGGCAAGGGTGTTCCGGTCCAGAGCTGTCATTGGAGACTCCGGGTATCATGGGATGGAAGCCTTCTGACTCAAACAGAGGCAGACAAGCTCCTGGTCCTCCCAGTGTGTCAGTCCCCACCAGTTTGGGAAGAGGATGGGGGCGAGGAGAGGACTTCTTGTTTGGGAAGGGACTGAGGGGCCGGGGTGTTCGGGGCCGAGGCCGAGGCCGAGGGCAAGCTGTCTCCTGTGTCTTTAATAGAAGCTCTGagagtcagaagcagagacagtTAAACGATATCCTAACCAACTCATCTATGGTGATCCAGGTAAGCCTGTCAGTGTTCGTGAGCcgccctcctcccttccccaagcAGCTTTTCTCAACCCTGTGGCATGGCGTGGGCTCTTATCTCCTCGCCGGTAATGAAGGCACATGTCTGTTTTCCAGAATCCAGTAGAGCCCCCCAAGAAGGACTATAGTCTATTACCACTGTTGGCAGCTGCCCCTCAAGTCGGAGAAAA
This sequence is a window from Mus pahari chromosome 14, PAHARI_EIJ_v1.1, whole genome shotgun sequence. Protein-coding genes within it:
- the Coil gene encoding coilin; this encodes MSKMAASETVRLRLQFDYPPPATPHCTVFWLLVDLNSCRVVTDLISLIRQRFGFSSGALLGLYLEGGLLPPAESARLVRDNDSLRVKLEDQGLPENLIVSNGDDSSFPCRRAKKRAFKLMEDEGTDRGYKCSKKHCKRQEDSGHNEKATKLFPDEMGRTKSKKKSKVTGSPAEEDEEETKQKSSKRKEKCEQKKQARASKSPKQQTPKEGASTRRSLAKARRRSSMGPKGSSSHLSESESCPESVSDGHCSVLMQEVTFSEKLSAELLKDAPATKTAAANRQASKPDFTFSSGKGKASRTSSSSSDSSSESEDQFLVSKNVLEGASGFLKPTGLFVGQGCSGPELSLETPGIMGWKPSDSNRGRQAPGPPSVSVPTSLGRGWGRGEDFLFGKGLRGRGVRGRGRGRGQAVSCVFNRSSESQKQRQLNDILTNSSMVIQNPVEPPKKDYSLLPLLAAAPQVGEKIAFKLLELTSDYSPDVSDYKLGCTRSTQIPGTQGQKSPEKRKLKGSMSCQEGSQFESARAQTNPKSLPSEKGRFSELLQEHFNHGEVTYCLSSLVSALKEPGKFDLVYHNENGTEVVEYAVTQEKRITVLWKELIDPRLIIDSSGSIASK